From Diospyros lotus cultivar Yz01 chromosome 4, ASM1463336v1, whole genome shotgun sequence, a single genomic window includes:
- the LOC127799288 gene encoding G-box-binding factor 4-like isoform X2, translating to MASSKVMASSTSRNSDLRRRPSSSASAKSSSMSELHSNHKEDNSSCNLGSMTVDGLLRNVYSENQGAESRLLDAEITLLDEAGAVTAISDNEGNGNAPRLQKQESSLSSSKTVDDVWKEIVAGRRQLKQEAPDEMMTLEDFLARAGAAEEEGVKDVKLESERLSGGLYPIPMSPFLSQRSVDSGIEFGNGVEGIGGRGKRRAVMEPFDKVAQQRQRRMIKNRESAARSRERKQAYQVELESLAVKLEEENEKLLKEKAAQTAERYKQLMEKVVPVVEKRRPVRPLRRVHSMNW from the exons ATGGCGTCGTCTAAGGTGATGGCGTCTTCGACATCGAGAAATTCGGATCTAAGACGAAGGCCTTCCTCCTCGGCGTCCGCTAAATCGTCATCGATGTCTGAGCTCCACAGCAATCACAAGGAAGATAATAGTAGCTGTAATTTGGGGTCAATGACCGTCGATGGACTGCTGAGGAATGTCTACAGCGAAAATCAAGGGGCGGAAAGCAGATTGCTCGACGCGGAGATCACTCTGTTGGATGAGGCCGGAGCGGTGACGGCAATAAGTGACAATGAAGGGAACGGGAACGCGCCCAGGCTTCAGAAGCAAGAGAGCAGTTTGTCGAGTAGTAAGACGGTGGATGATGTGTGGAAAGAGATCGTGGCCGGCCGGAGGCAGTTGAAGCAGGAGGCTCCGGATGAGATGATGACTTTGGAGGATTTTTTGGCGAGGGCCGGAGCGGCGGAGGAGGAGGGCGTGAAGGATGTGAAGCTGGAGTCGGAGAGGTTGAGCGGAGGGCTTTATCCGATACCGATGAGTCCGTTTTTGTCCCAGCGGAGTGTGGACAGCGGGATAGAGTTTGGGAATGGGGTGGAAGGGATTGGAGGGAGAGGGAAGAGGCGAGCTGTCATGGAGCCTTTTGATAAGGTTGCGCAACAGAGACAGCGGAGGATGATTAAGAATAGAGAGTCTGCTGCCAGGTCAAGGGAGCGAAAGCAG GCATATCAAGTTGAGCTAGAATCTTTAGCAGTTAAGTTAGAGGAGGAGAATGAAAAGTTGTTGAAAGAGAAG GCTGCACAAACAGCTGAAAGATATAAGCAG CTTATGGAAAAAGTGGTTCCGGTGGTAGAGAAGCGAAGGCCAGTACGCCCTCTTAGGCGAGTCCACTCCATGAACTGGTAG
- the LOC127800749 gene encoding protein ROH1-like has product MPATDYQGSSASVSNFGRSILGTRRADQFHSMEPSHEAASQELELEAFQRQVADRFHDLSAAASEDLLSLPWIRKLLDSFLCCQEEFRMILFNNEGFLNRPPMDRWISEYFERSVKALDVCNAIRDGIERMRQWQKQLEIVLCALDNQRSLGEGHFRRAKKALIDLAIGMLDEKESNSAVAHRNRSFGRNNAQRDHRSLGHFRSLSWSVSRSWSAARQLQAIGNNLVAPKTNETMATNGLVVAVFTMSYVLLFVMWALVAAIPCQDRGLQTHFYMSRQFVWAVPVLSLHERILEESKKRERRNACGLLKEIHRIEICARHMNELADSVQFPLTEEKEGDVKQRVEELRQVVEAVKDGLDPLERQVREVFHRIVRSRTEGLDSFGRGNHHD; this is encoded by the coding sequence ATGCCAGCAACGGATTATCAGGGTTCATCCGCTTCAGTCTCGAATTTCGGCCGTTCGATTCTCGGTACGCGCCGCGCCGATCAGTTCCATTCCATGGAGCCGAGCCACGAAGCCGCCAGCCAAGAGCTCGAACTCGAGGCCTTCCAGCGACAGGTCGCCGACCGATTCCACGATTTGTCGGCGGCCGCCTCCGAAGACCTTCTCTCACTTCCATGGATTCGGAAGCTTCTGGATTCGTTCCTCTGTTGCCAAGAGGAATTCAGGATGATTCTGTTCAACAACGAAGGGTTCTTGAACCGGCCGCCGATGGATCGCTGGATTTCGGAGTATTTCGAGAGGAGTGTGAAGGCTCTCGACGTATGCAACGCGATTCGCGACGGGATCGAGCGAATGAGGCAGTGGCAGAAGCAATTGGAGATTGTGTTGTGTGCTTTGGACAATCAGAGGAGCCTTGGAGAAGGCCATTTTCGCCGAGCCAAGAAGGCTCTGATCGATTTAGCAATTGGGATGCTCGATGAGAAGGAGTCGAATTCAGCGGTTGCGCACAGAAACCGGTCATTTGGGCGCAATAATGCGCAGAGAGATCACCGGTCGTTAGGCCATTTTCGTTCGCTGTCGTGGAGCGTTTCCCGGTCCTGGTCGGCTGCTAGGCAGCTTCAGGCAATTGGGAACAATTTGGTTGCCCCCAAAACTAATGAAACTATGGCTACCAATGGACTTGTAGTGGCAGTGTTCACTATGAGCTATGTTCTGTTGTTCGTAATGTGGGCGCTCGTGGCCGCAATCCCTTGCCAGGATCGCGGCCTGCAGACTCATTTCTACATGTCTAGGCAGTTTGTTTGGGCGGTTCCAGTCCTCTCGCTGCACGAGAGGATTCTGGAGGAGTCGAAGAAGCGGGAGAGGAGAAATGCTTGTGGGTTGTTGAAGGAGATTCACCGGATTGAGATATGTGCGCGCCACATGAATGAACTGGCCGATTCGGTTCAGTTCCCACTGACAGAGGAAAAGGAGGGGGATGTTAAGCAGAGAGTAGAGGAGCTCAGGCAAGTTGTTGAAGCAGTAAAGGATGGATTGGATCCATTGGAACGCCAAGTGAGGGAAGTGTTTCATAGGATCGTTCGCAGCCGAACTGAGGGGCTCGACTCCTTTGGAAGGGGGAACCACCACGATTAA
- the LOC127799290 gene encoding uclacyanin-3 encodes MEAPSMLVLFLFSLLSLPFQISDSATVLVDGVSEWGNPIVHIGDSIIFKHKYDYKLYIFQNKEAFNLCNFTQATLLTKPNSTSFTWHPSRPGFFYFSFNNGSLKECHDGHKLAIEVTSAPPESPATSPDPAQGPSSGGVVSSSPAYPWPFQPHGSESPSPSPSAVLPAASPSLPDKGGGIPFINSNPAVPLPTGEVDSATIRPLPTSGHGRQVVGFSALQMALFFPVLLSLMMQ; translated from the exons ATGGAAGCCCCCTCTATGCTTGTATTgttcttgttctctcttctaAGCTTGCCCTTCCAAATTTCTGACTCTGCAACAGTGCTAGTTGATGGAGTTTCAGAGTGGGGGAATCCCATTGTTCATATTGGTGACTCCATCA TCTTCAAGCACAAGTATGATTACAAGCTTTACATTTTCCAGAACAAGGAAGCCTTCAATCTCTGCAACTTCACTCAAGCTACTCTTCTCACCAAGCCTAACTCCACCTCCTTCACT TGGCATCCGTCGAGGCCTGGTTTCTTCTACTTCTCCTTCAACAATGGCTCTCTCAAAGAGTGCCACGATGGCCATAAGCTCGCCATAGAGGTGACTTCGGCGCCCCCGGAAAGCCCTGCCACCTCGCCGGACCCCGCTCAGGGGCCGAGCTCCGGCGGCGTTGTTTCATCTTCTCCAGCCTACCCTTGGCCGTTTCAGCCTCACGGTTCGGAGTCGCCTAGCCCGTCGCCCAGCGCCGTCCTGCCAGCGGCCAGCCCCTCGCTGCCGGATAAAGGTGGCGGCATACCGTTCATCAATAGTAATCCGGCGGTGCCTCTGCCCACCGGAGAAGTGGACTCTGCTACTATACGCCCTTTGCCCACCTCCGGCCATGGACGACAG GTGGTGGGGTTTTCTGCTCTTCAAATGGCTCTCTTCTTTCCGGTTTTACTTTCACTGATGATGCAATGA
- the LOC127799289 gene encoding uncharacterized protein LOC127799289, with product MELELGLKIIRTSDDFSSADLRIAKDRSGPLFVSRESDAMFILTAYLKGYRREWIKIEINEDGSRIVISGEKPVQEMVMVGWMMYKKEMEMRGFKKGFKIPDGVILDDIKARFDEEESTLTVSMPKLVKGIRGEGVEEEVIENEAAENNVEEVAGEKVHDSKDEEVEEESEAELEERECGQEKEMPSSPPLVEKAQVVEDHDIADQIDASRHEQERQQLQGKDETQKERRNGDQASQPRERISKKFRVPIVAGSAILVSVIVFVIHLIRTKNPPSKRRN from the exons ATGGAACTTGAATTGGGGCTCAAGATCATCAGAACCAGCGATGATTTCTCCTCAGCCGACCTGCGGATCGCCAAAGACCGGTCCGGCCCTCTGTTTGTTTCCCGAGAATCCGATGCCATGTTCATCCTCACTGCCTATCTCAAAG GCTACAGAAGAGAATGGATAAAGATTGAGATAAATGAGGATGGGAGTAGGATTGTAATAAGCGGCGAAAAGCCGGTGCAGGAGATGGTGATGGTGGGCTGGATGATGTACAAGAAAGAGATGGAGATGAGGGGATTTAAGAAGGGTTTCAAGATCCCTGATGGGGTGATTTTGGATGATATCAAGGCGAGGTTCGATGAGGAGGAGTCGACACTGACAGTTTCAATGCCTAAGCTTGTTAAAGGAATACGCGGTGAGGGGGTTGAGGAAGAAGTGATCGAAAACGAGGCTGCTGAGAATAATGTGGAAGAAGTTGCAGGGGAAAAGGTTCATGATTCGAAGGACGAGGAGGTAGAGGAAGAAAGTGAAGCAGAGCtggaagagagagaatgtgGTCAAGAGAAGGAAATGCCAAGCTCTCCACCATTAGTTGAAAAGGCTCAAGTTGTTGAAGATCACGATATTGCTGATCAAATTGATGCTTCAAGGCATGAGCAAGAACGGCAACAGCTTCAGGGGAAAGATGAAACtcagaaagagaggagaaatggTGATCAGGCGAGCCAGCCACGGGAGAGAATCTCCAAGAAGTTCCGTGTCCCGATCGTCGCAGGATCGGCGATTCTAGTTTCTGTCATAGTGTTTGTGATCCACTTGATCAGAACTAAGAACCCACCTAGCAAAAGGAGGAATTAG
- the LOC127799288 gene encoding G-box-binding factor 4-like isoform X1: MASSKVMASSTSRNSDLRRRPSSSASAKSSSMSELHSNHKEDNSSCNLGSMTVDGLLRNVYSENQGAESRLLDAEITLLDEAGAVTAISDNEGNGNAPRLQKQESSLSSSKTVDDVWKEIVAGRRQLKQEAPDEMMTLEDFLARAGAAEEEGVKDVKLESERLSGGLYPIPMSPFLSQRSVDSGIEFGNGVEGIGGRGKRRAVMEPFDKVAQQRQRRMIKNRESAARSRERKQAYQVELESLAVKLEEENEKLLKEKAAQTAERYKQVIGFSCKNSLFVLQRVRLCSKTTLFQPLQSGEPCALECLLGIRQVIALIQFFWADL; the protein is encoded by the exons ATGGCGTCGTCTAAGGTGATGGCGTCTTCGACATCGAGAAATTCGGATCTAAGACGAAGGCCTTCCTCCTCGGCGTCCGCTAAATCGTCATCGATGTCTGAGCTCCACAGCAATCACAAGGAAGATAATAGTAGCTGTAATTTGGGGTCAATGACCGTCGATGGACTGCTGAGGAATGTCTACAGCGAAAATCAAGGGGCGGAAAGCAGATTGCTCGACGCGGAGATCACTCTGTTGGATGAGGCCGGAGCGGTGACGGCAATAAGTGACAATGAAGGGAACGGGAACGCGCCCAGGCTTCAGAAGCAAGAGAGCAGTTTGTCGAGTAGTAAGACGGTGGATGATGTGTGGAAAGAGATCGTGGCCGGCCGGAGGCAGTTGAAGCAGGAGGCTCCGGATGAGATGATGACTTTGGAGGATTTTTTGGCGAGGGCCGGAGCGGCGGAGGAGGAGGGCGTGAAGGATGTGAAGCTGGAGTCGGAGAGGTTGAGCGGAGGGCTTTATCCGATACCGATGAGTCCGTTTTTGTCCCAGCGGAGTGTGGACAGCGGGATAGAGTTTGGGAATGGGGTGGAAGGGATTGGAGGGAGAGGGAAGAGGCGAGCTGTCATGGAGCCTTTTGATAAGGTTGCGCAACAGAGACAGCGGAGGATGATTAAGAATAGAGAGTCTGCTGCCAGGTCAAGGGAGCGAAAGCAG GCATATCAAGTTGAGCTAGAATCTTTAGCAGTTAAGTTAGAGGAGGAGAATGAAAAGTTGTTGAAAGAGAAG GCTGCACAAACAGCTGAAAGATATAAGCAG gtcATAGGTTTTAGTTGTAAAAACAGCCTCTTTGTTCTCCAAAGGGTAAGGCTATGTTCAAAAACAACCCTCTTTCAACCCTTGCAAAGTGGAGAGCCTTGTGCACTGGAATGCCTTTTAGGAATAAGACAAGTTATTGCACTCATCCAGTTTTTCTGGGCTGATCTGTGA